Part of the Candidatus Omnitrophota bacterium genome, CCTTTGGGCGGATGGTTACTGGGTGTGAACAAAATGCCTATACCATGGCAGACAATAGTATTATCAGTGGTAATCTATGTCGGCTTGCCTTTATTGCTGGGTTATTATTCAAGAAAATGGTTAATTGCAAGGAGGGGATTTAAATGGTTTGAGGAGAGATTCCTGCATTATTTGACTCCCGTATCAATATGCGCGCTGCTCCTTACGCTTATTTTGCTTTTTTCATTTAAAGGCGAATTGATTATCAACCAGCCGCAGATTATTATTTTGATTGCGATCCCGCTTTTTATCCAGACTTGCCTTATTTTCGGCATAACATACGCTATTGCAAGGTGGCTGAAATTATCTTATAGAGATGCAGCCCCTTCTGCGCTTGTGGGTGCAAGCAACCATTTTGAAGTTGCTATTGCGACTTCCACGGTACTCTTCGGCTTATCTTCAGGGGCATCTTTGGCGACTGTAGTCGGGGTTTTAATCGAAGTCCCGGTCATGCTTATGCTGGTAAAGATATGCCTGCGCACAAGGCATTTATTCGGTAAATGATGATTTTCTTCCAGCGTTTCTTTTATGCGGCTATTTTATTATATTTTATGGAATAAAAAATCGTTAGAAAAATGATTAAGATAGCCTTCGTTTACTTTTATTACCCTTATGTGTTGAATTGTCCTCCTTATGGCATTTTGAGCCTAGCCGCATACATGAAAGAAAAATTCCAGGACAAAATAGAAATCAAATTGTTTGATGTGCTTCCAGGGGCAGATATCAGGCAAGCCATAGAAGCATTTTCTCCGGATCTGATAGGCATATCCAGTTTCACTTTTTCTATCTCAAGGGCTTACGAATTAGCAGATTATTTTATGACTAAGCGGGGAATTAAAGTGATATTAGGCGGCCTGCATGCAAGCCTGTATCCTCAGGAGAGCTTAAGGCACGCAGATTACGTGGTTAGAGGAGAAGGGGAGCGTGGTTTAGTAGAATTATTCTCCGGCATTATGAAAGACAATAGTTATCACCCTAGGATTATAAACTCGGAACCTATTGCAGATTTGGATACTTTACCTTCTTTACCGTGGGGTTTGGTTGACAAAATATTTTATACTACTACTAGCGACCATGCATTAAAGAATTTGGGTATAAAAAAAGGCTGTAAGCACGTAGAATTAATGACTTCGCGATGGTGCAATTACAAGTGTGCTTACTGTTATAATAGCGGTTTTGAACACGGGGCAAGGTATTTTTCCGCCGAGAGAGTGATAGCTGATATCAGATACCTTTTGGAAGAATGGCAGGTAGATTATATTGGTTTTGTTGATGATGATTTTCTCTCCAGCCAACCCAGGTTATCCAGCATCTGCGGCTTAATAAAGAAGCACAAGCTTAAATTCCAATGGTTTTGCCACGCGCATGTCAATTCGGTCAATCCCGATACATTGAGAATGATTAAGGACTCCGGTTGTGATTTTGTTGCTTATGGATTTGAGAGCGGTTCTCCTAAAATACTGAATTTCTTGAAAGGCAAAAGTGTAAGCGTAGTGAAAAATGCCAAGGCAGCAAAGATGACAAATAAGGCAGGTTTAAGAGTATTTGGTTATATCATGATGGGAACGCCTACTGAAACAATAATTGATTTGTTTAGAACAATACTATTTGTTCTCTTTAACCATATAGATATAGTAGCTACCAATAAAACCACAGCTTATCCGGGAAGTGAATTATGGAAATATTGCATAGATAACCGGATATTTAATTGGGAAAATGATAAATTTGAGAAACCATTTCAGTATATTTATCTTAACAGAAAATATATCCCGGCCGTTTTCTTTGAATTCATATGGTTTATCTATATAAAAGCACTACTACCGGTTAAGCAGCTATGCCAAAAGGCCGATTCCAACATAAGGATACTTGTTTTAAATAGCCGGGATTTTTTTAGAAAAGCATGTAGATTATTTCTTGGTATTTGATATAATTGTAACATGTATATTTTTTCAAAAGACAACAGCGTTTATTTATTCAGGATATTCCTTTTTTGTTTAGCCGGGTTGATTTTAATATCCGGTTGCTATTCGGCATCCACCTTGAAGAAAAACATACCTAAGGGTAAGGGCTTGATTATTTCTCCTGCCGAAGGCAATATAACTAAGATAATCAGGAATATAAAAATAAATAAATCTTCCCACATAGAGCTGCATCACCTGGATAAGAATTGTTCTTTTGACGAGTTAGCCCCATATGCCAAAGACGGATCAAGCCTTGTAATAATCTCAATGAAGCTTTACCATAAACATATTACACTCAGCCCTATAGCTGGGAAAGTTAGCAGGATATTTTATGTCCCGGGCGGATTCAGGAACGTGTTCTCGAAGGGTTCGTATGAAGAAAACGAGCACAATAGTATTATTATAGACGGCGATGTGGATTTAGCGGTGATCCAGATCGCCGGACTCATGGCAAGAAAAATAGTCTGTGGTGTCTTAGAGGGGCAGGAAATAAGCGCCGGCGATAAGCTTGGTCATATTAAGCTTGGGTCTGCGGTTGCGCTTTTTCTTCCTCCGGAATGCAAGATAGTTGTAAAGGAGGGCCAGAAAGTAGATGCTGCCAAAGATATTATTGCCCAATACCCCGTTATTGTTAATGATAATAAATAATTTGCGGATCAGGATTTAATGAGAAAGAAAGCCGCATTTTTTCTTATTTTAGCGGTAATATTCCTATCGCGTTTTATCCTGGTAATAGCCGGCCAGGATTTAATGGGCGATGACGGCTTTCAGTATTTAACACGCGCAGAAAATTATTTAAAATACGGGATTCTTTCTCCTGACCGCGCAGATTCTTTCCGTAACCAATTCATAGACTCTCCGTTATACCCAATACTGCTTTCATGTTTCTTAAGAGTACTTAACAGCAAAATTGCAGCTGTCAGGTCTATATGCATGCTTAATTCCGTTTTTTTTATATTAGCAGCTTGCGCCGTATTCTTCCTGGCATATCGGCTTAGTAAAAAATACCTGGTAGCGCTGTTTTCTCTGGCAGTATTTGGCATGATGCCGGAAGGATTTGTATATTCAATCCTTAATATGCCTGATAGTATGTTTCTGGCATTTTTTATATGGTCGAATTATTTTTTTGTCAGTTATTTTGGTTGTAACAGATGGAGGCGTTTAGCTTTAGCTTCATTCTTGCTTGGTATGAGCGTATTAATCAAGCCTATATCGCTTTTATTTATTTTAGTTTATGTTGTGTTGATAATTTCTTTTGATAAGAATGATTTCAGGCGCAGGGTAAAAATTGCAGTTTTATGCATTCTTGTGCAGATGTTTACCTTGTCACCCTGGTTAATAAGGAATTATCATGTATATAAAGAGATTTTCTTCAGCACGAAAAAAGACATCCATCTCTATTATTATGATTACCGTTTTATACTGGAAGATATCTATGGCAAGGAAGCAGCCGGCAGTATGATAGAACAAAAAGCTAGGGAGATCTTCTCAAATATCGATGTAAATTCCAGGGATTCTGTTAAAGCTATACATGTTTTGGGTGGCTTTGCCAAAAAGGAGATATTCAGTAATTTCAGTTCCTACGCAACTCTCCTTATTAAAAGGCATCCGCGCCTTTATTTTGGCACAGGCACCGTTCAATTGCTGACTTTAACCGGAGACGCAAGCGGCGCTCAGGCTTTGTATGAGTTTGGAAGGCAGCCGGCGCTAAGCATGCTTCGAAGACTTCCGGTGTATGTTATGACTTTGCAGCTTTTTTCATGGATACTGCTCTTTTTAATTTATTTGTTATCGATTGCAGGATTAATGCGCATTATAGTTAAAAGAAAATGGGAAACACTTGTCCTTTTATCATTAAGCTTTTTATATTTTGTCATACTTGTCGGTCCGGCAACTCACACACGGTATAGGTTTGATTTCTCTTATTTGTTCGCTATATTATGCGGGTTTGTATTATATGAAATAAAATCTTCTTCCGAAAATAT contains:
- a CDS encoding radical SAM protein, with amino-acid sequence MIKIAFVYFYYPYVLNCPPYGILSLAAYMKEKFQDKIEIKLFDVLPGADIRQAIEAFSPDLIGISSFTFSISRAYELADYFMTKRGIKVILGGLHASLYPQESLRHADYVVRGEGERGLVELFSGIMKDNSYHPRIINSEPIADLDTLPSLPWGLVDKIFYTTTSDHALKNLGIKKGCKHVELMTSRWCNYKCAYCYNSGFEHGARYFSAERVIADIRYLLEEWQVDYIGFVDDDFLSSQPRLSSICGLIKKHKLKFQWFCHAHVNSVNPDTLRMIKDSGCDFVAYGFESGSPKILNFLKGKSVSVVKNAKAAKMTNKAGLRVFGYIMMGTPTETIIDLFRTILFVLFNHIDIVATNKTTAYPGSELWKYCIDNRIFNWENDKFEKPFQYIYLNRKYIPAVFFEFIWFIYIKALLPVKQLCQKADSNIRILVLNSRDFFRKACRLFLGI
- the arsB gene encoding arsenical-resistance protein, whose translation is MEHVIHEERRLSFFERYLTGWVILCIGLGIALGKLFPQVSIKLDQFSIFQVSIPIAVCLFFMMYPIMVKIDFAEVIKAGKAPKPVIITLVVNWCIKPFTMFAIAWLFLGLLFKGWLPGMETVKGGAQVELFRSYIAGCILLGIAPCTAMVLIWGHLAKGNDGHTLVMVAVNSLTMLFLYAPLGGWLLGVNKMPIPWQTIVLSVVIYVGLPLLLGYYSRKWLIARRGFKWFEERFLHYLTPVSICALLLTLILLFSFKGELIINQPQIIILIAIPLFIQTCLIFGITYAIARWLKLSYRDAAPSALVGASNHFEVAIATSTVLFGLSSGASLATVVGVLIEVPVMLMLVKICLRTRHLFGK
- a CDS encoding phospholipid carrier-dependent glycosyltransferase; the encoded protein is MRKKAAFFLILAVIFLSRFILVIAGQDLMGDDGFQYLTRAENYLKYGILSPDRADSFRNQFIDSPLYPILLSCFLRVLNSKIAAVRSICMLNSVFFILAACAVFFLAYRLSKKYLVALFSLAVFGMMPEGFVYSILNMPDSMFLAFFIWSNYFFVSYFGCNRWRRLALASFLLGMSVLIKPISLLFILVYVVLIISFDKNDFRRRVKIAVLCILVQMFTLSPWLIRNYHVYKEIFFSTKKDIHLYYYDYRFILEDIYGKEAAGSMIEQKAREIFSNIDVNSRDSVKAIHVLGGFAKKEIFSNFSSYATLLIKRHPRLYFGTGTVQLLTLTGDASGAQALYEFGRQPALSMLRRLPVYVMTLQLFSWILLFLIYLLSIAGLMRIIVKRKWETLVLLSLSFLYFVILVGPATHTRYRFDFSYLFAILCGFVLYEIKSSSENI